A DNA window from Candidatus Saccharibacteria bacterium oral taxon 955 contains the following coding sequences:
- the cas2 gene encoding CRISPR-associated endonuclease Cas2, translating into MKLRYMRMILFFDLPMVSARERKIYATFRKQLTQEGFVMMQQSVYSKLVLNSTNEKSTYDRLKKIIPDNGVIQLLTITERQFASMEYLAGEYEELSIQSTDRTVVL; encoded by the coding sequence ATGAAGTTACGATATATGAGAATGATATTATTTTTTGACTTACCAATGGTTAGCGCTCGCGAGCGCAAAATATACGCGACATTCCGCAAACAACTTACCCAAGAAGGCTTCGTCATGATGCAACAATCCGTCTACAGCAAGCTAGTGCTCAACTCCACCAATGAAAAATCAACCTACGACAGGCTAAAGAAAATCATACCCGACAACGGTGTTATCCAGCTACTGACAATAACCGAGCGGCAATTCGCCTCAATGGAATATTTGGCAGGGGAGTATGAGGAGCTATCAATTCAAAGCACCGACAGGACAGTGGTTTTATGA
- the csn2 gene encoding type II-A CRISPR-associated protein Csn2, which translates to MNISISGFDNTLSIPDDGGIATLIVHNNLFFRRVVEDMLDIYTKREDNNRTVIYNSDHNPLNFAKDTLVITDIYSYDLANRTITAALYKNIQDNSDIDIAKLAQIEADILDVLSAINTNFSQSINYQTDISINDIMKMAHVGLEANEKNNYLDKLYGIIDSAQQLLSKRLVILINQRQLLSHCELQALLQYVQNNHFSVLFIEKNCKDKLNEENILVIDDDLYDFSTNS; encoded by the coding sequence ATGAATATTAGCATTTCAGGATTCGATAATACGCTATCAATACCAGATGACGGCGGCATTGCGACCCTGATTGTACATAATAACCTATTCTTCAGAAGAGTCGTTGAAGATATGCTTGATATATACACTAAAAGGGAAGATAACAACCGCACTGTTATTTACAACAGTGATCACAATCCGTTGAACTTCGCAAAAGACACCCTGGTTATCACAGATATATATTCCTACGATCTAGCCAATCGAACTATCACAGCGGCCCTATATAAAAACATCCAAGACAATAGCGACATCGACATAGCCAAACTGGCACAAATAGAAGCAGACATTTTGGATGTTCTTAGCGCTATAAATACTAATTTCTCACAAAGTATAAACTATCAAACAGATATATCTATCAATGACATCATGAAGATGGCTCACGTAGGACTAGAAGCCAACGAGAAGAATAACTATCTTGACAAGCTTTATGGTATTATAGATTCAGCTCAGCAATTATTATCAAAACGTTTAGTGATTTTGATAAACCAGCGCCAATTATTGTCACACTGCGAGCTACAGGCTCTTTTACAATATGTACAAAACAATCATTTTTCAGTACTTTTTATTGAGAAAAACTGTAAAGATAAGTTAAACGAGGAGAACATTCTCGTTATTGATGACGATTTGTATGATTTTAGTACCAATTCATAA
- a CDS encoding Ig-like domain-containing protein, whose product MVQGAGLVNAWNFATDTMPASDTTLYAKWTINQYKIHYDANTGTGGATPDTVSNYDTTVQIANNGFTKTGHSFTGWNTAPNGAGTPYAPGANFHLTGDITLYAQWQDTQPPVAPAAAPDMTATSDTGDSDSDNITNKNKPVFKLVCTEVGSTLTLYVDGAANGTVNCANVGPVDMVPTAPLTEGNHSVTFKESDAAGNESPSSPALAVTIDTTAPAAPTVTMDPVTADNTINSVEAAAQQFIRGSVTGAHPGDKARLTINGVIYEATIDATGRFSVTVPGTELVSDPDRTIDVVVTASDVAGNTTSINSSKTYNVDANVVVPPARATLKASSDTGSSDSDNITKNTRPVVTLQCISATDKLHLIVDGVEVQVVNCTSAGPIEVTLPNALSDGSHTVTYSRETSAGNVSAPSMPLTLTIDTTAPTGALTTQQATVASPALSGTVNDPTATVVVTINGVDYPA is encoded by the coding sequence TTGGTACAAGGAGCTGGTCTAGTTAACGCCTGGAACTTCGCCACCGACACTATGCCAGCGAGCGACACCACCCTCTACGCCAAGTGGACAATTAACCAGTACAAGATACATTACGATGCCAACACTGGCACCGGTGGCGCAACCCCAGACACTGTCTCTAACTACGACACCACCGTCCAGATTGCCAACAACGGCTTCACCAAAACCGGCCACAGCTTCACCGGCTGGAACACTGCCCCTAACGGTGCAGGTACACCATACGCCCCAGGCGCCAACTTCCACCTCACTGGTGACATTACCCTTTATGCCCAATGGCAAGATACTCAGCCGCCGGTCGCTCCTGCTGCTGCCCCTGATATGACAGCCACATCAGACACTGGCGATAGTGATTCAGATAATATTACTAATAAAAATAAACCGGTCTTTAAGTTGGTTTGTACTGAGGTGGGTAGTACACTTACACTGTATGTTGATGGTGCCGCTAATGGGACTGTAAATTGCGCAAATGTCGGCCCGGTAGACATGGTACCGACTGCGCCGCTGACCGAGGGCAATCATTCTGTTACGTTCAAAGAATCGGACGCAGCAGGTAACGAGTCGCCGAGCTCGCCCGCTTTGGCTGTTACGATAGATACAACCGCTCCAGCTGCCCCGACAGTAACAATGGACCCAGTAACAGCTGATAATACTATCAATTCTGTCGAGGCGGCTGCACAGCAGTTCATCCGCGGCTCGGTAACCGGCGCTCATCCCGGTGATAAAGCCAGATTGACTATTAACGGTGTGATATATGAGGCCACGATTGATGCTACTGGCAGATTCTCTGTGACAGTCCCAGGTACTGAGCTCGTGTCGGATCCCGACCGTACGATTGACGTTGTTGTGACGGCATCTGATGTCGCTGGCAACACAACTAGTATCAACTCGTCGAAGACCTATAATGTTGATGCTAATGTCGTAGTACCACCGGCGAGGGCTACTCTCAAGGCATCTTCTGATACCGGCAGTAGCGATTCAGACAATATCACTAAAAATACGAGGCCAGTAGTAACGTTGCAGTGCATATCTGCTACTGATAAACTACACCTTATAGTTGATGGTGTTGAGGTGCAAGTTGTTAATTGTACATCGGCGGGGCCAATAGAGGTTACTTTGCCTAACGCTCTATCTGACGGTAGTCACACTGTGACCTATAGTCGGGAAACCTCGGCAGGCAACGTATCGGCGCCATCAATGCCGCTGACATTAACTATAGATACGACTGCGCCAACTGGTGCGCTCACTACGCAACAAGCGACGGTCGCTTCACCGGCTCTGAGCGGTACGGTAAATGACCCGACCGCGACGGTGGTTGTGACGATTAACGGCGTTGACTACCCTGCGTAG
- a CDS encoding NUDIX domain-containing protein — protein sequence MTHSHSNPNIEIPKHLKEIAHISDENFNIPPIHHNERPITRLGSRGIVLNDNGEIAVIHKKAKNEYKLPGGGIDNGEDPREAFRRECREELGYSVIITNELGITIEYKSQENFQQVSFVYEAKVTGQPYRNRLTYKEKAEGAASYDSVYRTKFMVLRDAQILEHYIKTTK from the coding sequence ATGACACACTCACACTCAAACCCAAACATAGAGATACCAAAACACCTAAAAGAAATCGCACATATCAGCGATGAGAATTTCAATATACCTCCTATACATCACAATGAACGGCCCATAACTCGACTCGGGTCTAGAGGAATTGTATTGAATGATAACGGCGAGATAGCCGTCATCCACAAAAAAGCTAAAAATGAATATAAGCTTCCTGGTGGCGGTATTGACAATGGGGAGGATCCACGAGAAGCATTTAGGCGTGAATGTAGAGAAGAGCTGGGTTACTCTGTCATCATAACTAATGAGCTGGGCATAACCATCGAATATAAGTCACAGGAAAACTTCCAACAAGTTTCATTTGTATACGAAGCAAAAGTAACAGGCCAACCATACAGGAACAGACTCACTTACAAAGAAAAGGCAGAAGGAGCCGCGAGCTATGATTCGGTGTATAGGACTAAGTTTATGGTCCTTAGGGATGCTCAAATTTTAGAGCACTACATAAAAACAACTAAATAG
- the cas1 gene encoding type II CRISPR-associated endonuclease Cas1 has translation MSWRTVIVKNRCKLSYKNDYMLIISDGKEKALHISEIGTLIIENTAVNITAYLLCELARYKVKIIFCDHQRNPYSEIIPYYGAHNASKQMHRQIQWPQTAKDKIWQRIVAQKIIKQAQVVYRETSNQTSCETLMNFAASVLSGDTTNREAHAAKFYFKELFGPQFSRDSSSDINAALNYGYSILLSAFNREITSAGYSTTMGVNHCNEYNPFNLTCDLMEPFRPIVDREVYKCRSFAFDDFFKSRLIDILNHKVIILGKEQFLSNAINIYVKLFFRAMEEGSNKDLPEYELI, from the coding sequence ATGTCTTGGCGAACTGTCATCGTCAAGAATCGTTGCAAACTGAGCTATAAAAATGACTACATGCTTATCATCAGCGACGGTAAAGAAAAAGCTCTCCACATCAGCGAAATAGGCACTTTAATTATCGAAAATACCGCCGTCAACATCACTGCCTATCTGCTTTGTGAGCTGGCTCGCTACAAGGTGAAAATAATATTCTGTGATCACCAGCGCAATCCATACAGCGAGATAATACCGTATTACGGCGCGCATAATGCCAGCAAGCAAATGCACCGTCAAATCCAATGGCCTCAGACTGCCAAAGATAAAATCTGGCAGAGAATCGTTGCTCAAAAAATCATCAAGCAAGCTCAGGTGGTCTATAGAGAAACCTCCAACCAAACCTCCTGCGAAACGCTTATGAATTTTGCCGCATCAGTATTATCTGGAGATACTACCAATCGCGAAGCTCATGCTGCCAAATTCTACTTCAAAGAATTATTTGGTCCGCAGTTTTCGCGTGATAGCTCCAGCGACATAAACGCAGCGCTTAACTATGGTTATTCAATTCTCCTTTCAGCTTTCAATAGGGAAATTACTTCAGCCGGCTATTCAACTACTATGGGCGTTAACCACTGCAATGAATACAATCCTTTTAACCTCACCTGCGATCTCATGGAGCCATTCCGCCCTATCGTTGACCGTGAAGTGTATAAGTGTCGAAGTTTCGCGTTTGATGACTTCTTCAAGAGTCGCCTCATTGATATTCTCAACCACAAAGTCATTATTCTTGGTAAAGAACAATTCCTGTCAAACGCGATCAACATTTATGTAAAGTTATTTTTTAGAGCAATGGAAGAGGGCAGCAACAAAGATCTGCCCGAATACGAACTAATATAA